The Chryseobacterium shigense genome segment GTAACGGAAAATGGGCAATGTTTAAGAATAATGTACAACTGAACAACGGTGAGGCTGCTTTTGCTGCCAGTAATACCAATATTGCTTCGTCCAAAAAATTCTTATGGATTGCAACGGGCGGGAAAACATCAAGAATTTTAAGAATGGATCTGAAAAAGGAGAATCTGGAAGCTTTTGAAACCCCTTTCATTCAGGGAGAATCTTCACAGGGAATGTATTCAATAGATTTTTATGATGATAAATTCGGGATTGCAGCTGGCGGAGATTATACAAAACAGGATGAAAGCATTAATAATATTGCAACCACCTACGATGCCGGAAAAACATGGCAGATTCAGGCTTCCGGAAAAAATGCGGGATATACGACCTGTGTGAAAATCAAGCCGGGATCAAAAGGAAAAGAAATTATAGCAGTTGGAGATAAACACATCAGCTATTCTTCTGATTTCGGGAAAACCTGGAAGAAAATTTCTGATGAAAAAGGATTTTTTGTTTGCAGCTGGGTGAATGGCAATACTGTAGTTCTTGCAGGAAAAGACAGGATATCAGTCATGAAATTAAAATTTTAAATTTAATAGATAGAATTTATCATTATTTGAAGAATTCCTTTAACAATCGTATTTAGACTCATTATAAAATACAGGCTAATATATTTCATGGTTTAAAATTCATTCGTAATAGTTAATTTTGCAGAATGAAATTTCCTTAAGCTAAATTTCATCATTCGATAATATTTTAAATTTTGAAATGAATTCTTTAATAGATAAGTATAATATTCCCGGACCACGATACACATCTTATCCAACCGTTCCTTATTGGGATGAAACTACGTTTTCGCCTGAGAAATGGAAGGAAACCGTGATCAGGTCTTTTCATGAGAGTAATGCAGAGGAGGGAATTTCTATTTATATTCACCTGCCTTTCTGTGAAGCATTATGTACATTCTGTGCGTGCCACAAACGGATCACAAAGCAGCACAGCGTTGAAATTCCTTATCTGGAAAGCGTTTTAAAAGAATGGAAACTTTATCTTGAGCTTTTTGAAGAAAAACCGAAGCTGAAAGAACTTCACCTTGGAGGCGGTACCCCTACATTCTTTTCACCTCAGAATTTAAAAACATTACTGACGGGTATCTTTGAAACCGTAGAGATAGCAGAACATCCGGAATTTTCTTTTGAAGGACATCCTAACAATACAACGAAAGAACATCTTCAGACTTTATATGATCTGGGCTTTAGAAGAGTAAGCTTTGGAGTTCAGGACTATGATCCTAAAGTTCAGAAGGCAATTAACAGAATCCAGCCTTTTGAAAATGTAAAAGACGTTACGGAATGGGCCAGAGAGATCGGATACAGGGGCATCAGCCATGATCTTGTTTTCGGGCTTCCGCATCAGACCTGGGAGGCAATGGAATATACGATCAGAAAAACAATGGAGCTGAAACCGGACAGGCTTGCTTTCTATTCTTATGCACACGTTCCGTGGGTAAAAGGGGTAGGGCAGAGAGGCTTTGATGAAAACGACCTTCCGAGCGGTGAAGAAAAGCGCCGTCTATATGAAGACGGGAAGAAGCTGCTTCAGGAATTGGGGTATATTGAAGTTGGTATGGATCATTTTTCCCTTGAACATGACGAT includes the following:
- a CDS encoding WD40/YVTN/BNR-like repeat-containing protein translates to MKKTFSILFLCLGIFVFSQQIESFTTILNDKISIRALEIYNNKVWYSGTDSKFGFVDLKNQENQKQIILSDKKMQFRTLAQDNNAFYAINIESPAHFFKINKKDLKSEIVFTDTVKTAFYDALHFVNDKLAFTFSDADKDNVLKLAVYRNGKWAMFKNNVQLNNGEAAFAASNTNIASSKKFLWIATGGKTSRILRMDLKKENLEAFETPFIQGESSQGMYSIDFYDDKFGIAAGGDYTKQDESINNIATTYDAGKTWQIQASGKNAGYTTCVKIKPGSKGKEIIAVGDKHISYSSDFGKTWKKISDEKGFFVCSWVNGNTVVLAGKDRISVMKLKF
- the hemN gene encoding oxygen-independent coproporphyrinogen III oxidase, which translates into the protein MNSLIDKYNIPGPRYTSYPTVPYWDETTFSPEKWKETVIRSFHESNAEEGISIYIHLPFCEALCTFCACHKRITKQHSVEIPYLESVLKEWKLYLELFEEKPKLKELHLGGGTPTFFSPQNLKTLLTGIFETVEIAEHPEFSFEGHPNNTTKEHLQTLYDLGFRRVSFGVQDYDPKVQKAINRIQPFENVKDVTEWAREIGYRGISHDLVFGLPHQTWEAMEYTIRKTMELKPDRLAFYSYAHVPWVKGVGQRGFDENDLPSGEEKRRLYEDGKKLLQELGYIEVGMDHFSLEHDDLYQSLIHKKLHRNFMGYTSSKTQLMVGLGMSAISDSWYAFAQNVKTVEEYQKMVEEGEIPVVKGHILDNEDLIVRRHILNLMCQLETTFTDKNFFPELENAFEMLEEMEKDELVEIYDNQIKITEKGRAFTRNVAMVFDLRMMRNKPETRIFSMTI